TGAATGGAAAAATCAATATAACAAAAGAAGTTCTGTTGAAAGATGTAATAGCAGGCTAAAAAAATATCTAAATTTAGATAATCTCAGATCTAAAGGTATAAAGAAGGCTAAAGTTCATGCATTGCTTAACTGTATAGCCTTAGTTGCAGGAACTATTGCATTGAATATAGGTGTATCTGCTAGCAAAGCTGCTTAACGATAAAAATTTAAAAATATTATAGAGAATGGAGGATGTTGTTCTAGATAACAAAATTTAACCTTTTTTAAAATCTCATTTATAATGAGTTAGATTTTCTATGCTCTTTTTTTGATAAATATAAAAACTTAATTATGCAATTTCCTCAAATTAATAACCTTAGTTAAAGCTACAGAAAGAAACCGACAAAACATTTTACTGTTTTGTTCAGG
Above is a window of Anaerobranca gottschalkii DSM 13577 DNA encoding:
- a CDS encoding transposase, which produces EWKNQYNKRSSVERCNSRLKKYLNLDNLRSKGIKKAKVHALLNCIALVAGTIALNIGVSASKAA